A portion of the Lolium rigidum isolate FL_2022 chromosome 1, APGP_CSIRO_Lrig_0.1, whole genome shotgun sequence genome contains these proteins:
- the LOC124679222 gene encoding uncharacterized protein LOC124679222, translating to MDPSRPLLGRGGFLPSSAHAVAAIALIAFLLLTLLRLPLSLSISIYTPPPPLAVADHHQEDQEQDDSSSCDLSSPLDCADPRLFHLMMRSAIDAFPAVHFARFGRPVPGDPPSTSCDMAWRARSNSSASTASPTATTKDYRRFAIARDPRTCTYSVLSIGDYHSGPNARKPRPGAKNATTAAPPPPPLSRSQFAAAAYLSYHGGGDRCKPMPHYMRSLLCALAEARFLNRTLVLDLTLCLAASYTAAGMPEEGKRLAFYIDVDHLRSFVAGIVEERRFWEDWDRWGAQGQLGLRLIEDTRVPPTKFSKAKDTLVVRKFGDVEPGNYWYRVCEGEAERVLSPPHRDIRLAPSLTSIVDAIISSMQPDFDSVHADANAEDLIRKIEESVDAGRQVYLAGEGINMVLVEALKAKYSNLHCLDDFQGLWRKDSKWFVEMKRLNGGVPVEFDGYMRELVDREVFLKGKKMVEVHR from the coding sequence atggacCCGAGCCGGCCGCTCCTTGGGCGCGGCGGCTTCCTCCCCTCCTccgcccacgccgtcgccgccatcgctcTCATTGCCTTCCTCCTCCTCACCCTACTCCGCCTCCCCCTCAGCCTCTCCATCTCCATCTACACCCCTCCTCCcccactcgccgtcgccgaccacCACCAGGAGGACCAAGAgcaggacgacagctcctcctgCGACCTCTCCTCCCCGCTCGACTGCGCCGACCCGCGCCTCTTCCACCTCATGATGCGCAGCGCCATCGACGCCTTCCCCGCCGTCCATTTCGCCCGCTTCGGCCGCCCCGTCCCCGGCGACCCGCCCTCCACCTCCTGCGACATGGCCTGGCGCGCCCGCTCCaactcctccgcctccaccgcctcccccaccgccaccaccaagGACTACCGCCGCTTCGCCATCGCGCGGGACCCCCGCACCTGCACCTACTCCGTCCTCTCCATCGGCGACTACCACTCCGGCCCCAACGCCCGCAAGCCCCGCCCGGGCGCCAAaaacgccaccaccgccgccccgcccccgcccccgctctCGCGCTCCcagttcgccgccgccgcctacctcTCCTaccacggcggcggcgaccgctgcAAGCCCATGCCGCACTACATGCGCAGCCTCCTCTGCGCCCTCGCCGAGGCCCGCTTCCTCAACCGCACcctcgtcctcgacctcaccCTCTGCCTCGCCGCCTCCTACACCGCCGCCGGCATGCCCGAGGAGGGCAAGCGCCTCGCCTTCTACATCGACGTCGACCACCTCCGGTCGTTCGTGGCCGGCATCGTCGAGGAAAGGCGGTTCTGGGAGGACTGGGACAGGTGGGGAGCGCAGGGccagctcggcctccgcctcatCGAGGACACCAGGGTTCCCCCCACCAAGTTCTCCAAGGCCAAGGACACCCTCGTCGTCAGGAAATTCGGGGACGTCGAGCCGGGGAACTACTGGTACCGTGTGTGCGAGGGCGAGGCGGAGCGCGTGCTCTCCCCGCCACACCGGGACATACGCCTGGCACCAAGTCTGACGAGCATTGTCGATGCTATCATCTCGAGTATGCAACCAGACTTCGATTCAgtccatgctgatgccaatgccgaggaCCTCATCCGGAAAATCGAGGAGAGTGTTGATGCGGGGCGGCAGGTGTATCTTGCGGGAGAGGGGATCAACATGGTCCTGGTGGAGGCGCTCAAGGCAAAATACAGCAACCTGCATTGCCTGGATGATTTCCAGGGGCTCTGGAGGAAAGACAGCAAGTGGTTCGTGGAGATGAAGAGGCTCAATGGTGGAGTCCCCGTGGAGTTCGATGGCTACATGCGCGAGCTGGTGGACAGGGAGGTCTTCCTCAAGGGGAAGAAAATGGTCGAGGTGCACCGCTGA